Proteins from a single region of Acipenser ruthenus chromosome 31, fAciRut3.2 maternal haplotype, whole genome shotgun sequence:
- the LOC131696625 gene encoding rab9 effector protein with kelch motifs-like isoform X3, translating to MYALVPQGESPGVRVGHTCTYLPSAADNQGKGKILIVGGAIPNGSFSDSHIIDLATLTWSQPDTQGKAPSPRHGHVIVAVGLKLYIHGGLAGDKFYSDLYCINTTDLKWERVMKGGAPAGCAAHSAVSLGKLIYISGGMDASGALNTMYKYHTEKQRWTLLKFEGLPAKRLDHSMCVIPWADPKASSPQAACGDQEWKDSAQQAADSTEEKSSSSSRGAPVYLCFVFGGMDTEGGLYNDCIVTLLD from the exons GTATGCCCTTGTGCCACAAGGGGAGAGTCCTGGGGTTCGAGTGGGTCACACATGCACCTACCTTCCCAGCGCTGCGGACAACCAGGGTAAAGGGAAGATCCTTATTGTAGGAGGTGCAATCCCTAATGGAAGCTTCTCTGATTCACACATTATAGATCTGG CTACTCTAACTTGGTCACAGCCAGATACACAAGGCAAAGCCCCATCTCCTAGACATGGTCATGTAATAGTGGCTGTAGGGCTCAAACTGTATATCCATGGTGGGTTGGCTGGAGACAAATTTTACAGTGATCTGTACTGCATAAATACAA CTGATCTGAAGTGGGAGAGAGTGATGAAAGGAGGCGCTCCAGCCGGCTGCGCTGCGCACTCTGCAGTGTCGCTGGGGAAATTAATCTACATCTCCGGAGGAATGGACGCATCAGGAGCATTAAACACTATGTATAAATACCACACGG AGAAACAGCGCTGGACACTCTTAAAGTTTGAAGGTCTGCCCGCCAAAAGACTTGACCACTCCATGTGTGTCATTCCCTGGGCTGATCCCAAAGCATCCAGTCCACAGGCAGCTTGTGGGGACCAAGAGTGGAAAGATTCAGCCCAGCAAGCAGCTGACAGCACAGAAGAGAAGAGCAGCAGCTCATCCCGAGGAGCACCAGTGTACCTCTGCTTTGTATTTGGTGGCATGGACACTGAGGGAGGCCTTTATAATGACTGTATTGTAACACTACTTGATTAA
- the LOC131696625 gene encoding rab9 effector protein with kelch motifs-like isoform X2 yields MGLLQVLEPDQSLQKGTWYALVPQGESPGVRVGHTCTYLPSAADNQGKGKILIVGGAIPNGSFSDSHIIDLATLTWSQPDTQGKAPSPRHGHVIVAVGLKLYIHGGLAGDKFYSDLYCINTTDLKWERVMKGGAPAGCAAHSAVSLGKLIYISGGMDASGALNTMYKYHTEKQRWTLLKFEGLPAKRLDHSMCVIPWADPKASSPQAACGDQEWKDSAQQAADSTEEKSSSSSRGAPVYLCFVFGGMDTEGGLYNDCIVTLLD; encoded by the exons GTATGCCCTTGTGCCACAAGGGGAGAGTCCTGGGGTTCGAGTGGGTCACACATGCACCTACCTTCCCAGCGCTGCGGACAACCAGGGTAAAGGGAAGATCCTTATTGTAGGAGGTGCAATCCCTAATGGAAGCTTCTCTGATTCACACATTATAGATCTGG CTACTCTAACTTGGTCACAGCCAGATACACAAGGCAAAGCCCCATCTCCTAGACATGGTCATGTAATAGTGGCTGTAGGGCTCAAACTGTATATCCATGGTGGGTTGGCTGGAGACAAATTTTACAGTGATCTGTACTGCATAAATACAA CTGATCTGAAGTGGGAGAGAGTGATGAAAGGAGGCGCTCCAGCCGGCTGCGCTGCGCACTCTGCAGTGTCGCTGGGGAAATTAATCTACATCTCCGGAGGAATGGACGCATCAGGAGCATTAAACACTATGTATAAATACCACACGG AGAAACAGCGCTGGACACTCTTAAAGTTTGAAGGTCTGCCCGCCAAAAGACTTGACCACTCCATGTGTGTCATTCCCTGGGCTGATCCCAAAGCATCCAGTCCACAGGCAGCTTGTGGGGACCAAGAGTGGAAAGATTCAGCCCAGCAAGCAGCTGACAGCACAGAAGAGAAGAGCAGCAGCTCATCCCGAGGAGCACCAGTGTACCTCTGCTTTGTATTTGGTGGCATGGACACTGAGGGAGGCCTTTATAATGACTGTATTGTAACACTACTTGATTAA
- the LOC131696625 gene encoding rab9 effector protein with kelch motifs-like isoform X1, producing MDLNTCFPGNVNVCSVWCEGMFYSVFLAGLFFRYALVPQGESPGVRVGHTCTYLPSAADNQGKGKILIVGGAIPNGSFSDSHIIDLATLTWSQPDTQGKAPSPRHGHVIVAVGLKLYIHGGLAGDKFYSDLYCINTTDLKWERVMKGGAPAGCAAHSAVSLGKLIYISGGMDASGALNTMYKYHTEKQRWTLLKFEGLPAKRLDHSMCVIPWADPKASSPQAACGDQEWKDSAQQAADSTEEKSSSSSRGAPVYLCFVFGGMDTEGGLYNDCIVTLLD from the exons ATGGATCTCAATACGTGCTTCCCGGGTAATGttaatgtgtgctcagtgtgGTGTGAGGGGATGTTCTACAGTGTGTTCCTTGCTGGCCTGTTTTTCAGGTATGCCCTTGTGCCACAAGGGGAGAGTCCTGGGGTTCGAGTGGGTCACACATGCACCTACCTTCCCAGCGCTGCGGACAACCAGGGTAAAGGGAAGATCCTTATTGTAGGAGGTGCAATCCCTAATGGAAGCTTCTCTGATTCACACATTATAGATCTGG CTACTCTAACTTGGTCACAGCCAGATACACAAGGCAAAGCCCCATCTCCTAGACATGGTCATGTAATAGTGGCTGTAGGGCTCAAACTGTATATCCATGGTGGGTTGGCTGGAGACAAATTTTACAGTGATCTGTACTGCATAAATACAA CTGATCTGAAGTGGGAGAGAGTGATGAAAGGAGGCGCTCCAGCCGGCTGCGCTGCGCACTCTGCAGTGTCGCTGGGGAAATTAATCTACATCTCCGGAGGAATGGACGCATCAGGAGCATTAAACACTATGTATAAATACCACACGG AGAAACAGCGCTGGACACTCTTAAAGTTTGAAGGTCTGCCCGCCAAAAGACTTGACCACTCCATGTGTGTCATTCCCTGGGCTGATCCCAAAGCATCCAGTCCACAGGCAGCTTGTGGGGACCAAGAGTGGAAAGATTCAGCCCAGCAAGCAGCTGACAGCACAGAAGAGAAGAGCAGCAGCTCATCCCGAGGAGCACCAGTGTACCTCTGCTTTGTATTTGGTGGCATGGACACTGAGGGAGGCCTTTATAATGACTGTATTGTAACACTACTTGATTAA